GAGACCGCCACGCTGCGGTTCAGACGAGAGATCCCCGCCGGCGAGCACACGCTCGAGATCTCGTGGACAGGCAGCATCCGCGAATCGCTGCGCGGCCTGTACCGCTCGCTGCGCGGCGAAGAGCGCTACGCGGCGACTCAGTTCGAGGCCGCTGACGCGCGCCGAGCGTTCCCGTGCTTTGACGAGCCCGAGTTCAAGGCCCGTTTCAGCGTCGAATTGATCCATCCCGCCGGGAACGCTGCCATCGCGAACATGCCCGTTGTATCCCAAGAACAGCTGGACGAGCACCGCACGCGGAGCACCTTCCGCGAGACGCCGAAGATCTCCACCTACCTCGTCGCGTTCACGGTCGGCCCCTACGAGTTCACCGAGGTCGCGACGACCCCGTCGGGGATCCCCGTCCGCGTCTGCCTGCCACCGGGGCTCGCGGCGCAGGGCACGTACGCGCGCGACGCGCACGTGCGTTCCGTCGAGTGGCTTCAGGGGTACACGGCGCTCCCCTACCCGTATTACAAGGTCGACGCGATCGGGATCCCGGACTTCGAGGCCGGCGCGATGGAGAACCCGGGCGCGATCACGTATCGCACGCGGCTCCTCGCCGCGGACGAGCGCAACGCTTCGATCCAGACCCTGAAGGGCGTGTTCAGCACCGCCGCGCACGAGCTCACCCACATGTGGTGGGGCGACCTCGTGACGATGCGGTGGTGGACGGATCTCTGGCTCAATGAATCGTTCGCGTCGTTCGTAGGCGAGAAGGCCACCGCCGCGCTCAATCCGGAGTGGCGCTACTGGCGCGACTTCGTCGCCGACAACACGAGCGCGTTCAACCTCGATGCGCTTGCCTCGACGCACCCGATCTCGGTCGAGGCGAAGAGTGCCGAGGAGGCGTCGCAGCGCTTCGACGCGATCTCGTACACGAAAGGCGCGGCGGTGCTCCGTATGATCGAGGGGTACCTCGGCGAGGGCGCGTTCCGCGAAGGCGTTCGCATCTACCTGAAGCGGCACGCGGAGGCGAACGCGTCGGCGGACGACTTCTGGCACGCGCTGGACGAATCGTCGGGCCAGGACGTGACCGCCATCGCGAACGCGTGGATCAAGGAGTCGGGGCACCCGCTGCTGGACATCCGCGCGCGCGACGCCGACGGCGGGCTCGAGCTTGACCTTTCGCAGACTCGCTACTTCTCCGACTCGAACGCCACGGCGACAAAGCAGCGCTGGCCGATACCGCTCGTGATCAAGTACGGCACCGCCGATGGTGTACGCGAGCACCGCTCAGTGTTGAGGTCAGAGCGCGGGACCATCCAGCTTCCCGGCGCGAAGTGGTTCTTCCCGAACGCGGGCGGCCGGGGCTTCTATCGCTTCCGTTTCGCCAGCGGATTCGAGGGTGACCGTCTCGATGCCGGCATCGAGCATCTGGCCGCCGAGGAACGGCTCTCGCTCGTCGACGATCTCTGGGCGATCGCACGTCACGGGAAGGCCACGCTCGCGATGTTCCTAACGCGACTCGAAACGCTGCGCGGTGAACAAGACCGCGCGGTGCTCGCCGCCATCGGCGACTCGATGTCGTGGCTCGGCAACTACGCGGTGCGCGACGCGACGGAGCGTCCGTTCGCACGTCTCGTCGACGATCTCTACCGCCCGATCCTCGAAGCTGCGGGCTGGACGGCCCGCGACGGCGACGACACCGACACACGTGAGAAGCGCACGCGCGCGATCGGCATGCTCGGCTTCCATGCTCGCGCAAAGGACATTCGCGACGAGGCGCAGCGCCGCGTGCGCGACCACCTCGAGGGTCGTGAGCGGCTCAACCCCGACGTCGCCGGGACGATCGTCGCCGTTGCCGCGACCGTCGGCGACAACGCGCTCTGGGACCGCTACGTCGCGCGCATGCAGCAGGCGCAAGCCACCGATACGCAGGAGGAGGCGCGTTTCCGCCAGGGGCTCATCTCCTTCGAAGAGCCCGAGCTCGCGCAGCGCACCGCCGAGGCGATCTTCTCGCCGCTCATCCGCGTGCAGGACCGCGGGCTCATGCTCATCCCGATGATGCAGTCCCGTCGCACGCGTCTCGCGGCCTGGGAGGCCGTAAAGACGCACTGGGACGGCGACGTCGCCGGAACGGACATGGCGCCGCTGCTCAAGCAGGGCTACGTGACCGCGATCAGCCAGCTCACCCAGCGCGGCCTGGCCGATGAGGCGGCCGCGTTCCTCGAGGCGAAGCGCACGCCGGACATCCAGGAGACGGTCGCGCAGAGCCTGGAGCGGCTCCGGATCAACACCGCGGCCGCGGAGCGCCTGGCGGCCGAGCTCGAGGACGCGCTGCGGGTGCCGACCGCTCGCTAGCTCAGCCGCCGATGAAGCTCATCTCGATCTTCTTGAGGCCGACGGTCTCCTCCGAGCGGAGCTCGGAATACCGGTCGTCGCGCGCGGTCCAGATCGCGGAGATCGAGTCGGCCATCTGAACATCCGTCGCGTCGCTGCGCACCAGGCCGCGAAGATCGTGGCCCTGTGTCGCGAAGAGGCATGTGTAAAGCGAGCCGTCGGCTGACAGACGGGCGCGTGTGCAGTCGGCGCAGAACGCCTGCGTCACCGAAGCGATGACGCCGATCTCGCCGCTGCCATCACGGTAGCGCCAGCGCTCGGCGACCTCGCCCTGGTAGTTCTTCTCGACCGGCTCGAGTGGCAGCTCGCGATCGATCGTCGCGACGATCTCGCGCGCCGACACGACATCGTTCAGCCGCCACCCGTTCGACGAGCCGACATCCATGTATTCGATGAAGCGGAGGATCCGACCGGTGCCGCGGAAGTGACGCGCCATCGGCAGGATGCTGTCGTCGTTGAGGCCGCGCTTCACGACCATGTTCACCTTCA
Above is a genomic segment from Candidatus Limnocylindria bacterium containing:
- the moaA gene encoding GTP 3',8-cyclase MoaA — encoded protein: MLPTDVFARPLHDLRVSVTDRCNFRCVYCMPKEVFGKDFQFLPRAEILSFEEIERLVRVFVGLGVRKVRLTGGEPLVRRNIERLVEMLAKVSDLDLTLTTNGSLLASKARALRDAGLKRVTVSLDSLDDEVFKRMNDVDFPVAKVLEGMDAAEAAGLAPLKVNMVVKRGLNDDSILPMARHFRGTGRILRFIEYMDVGSSNGWRLNDVVSAREIVATIDRELPLEPVEKNYQGEVAERWRYRDGSGEIGVIASVTQAFCADCTRARLSADGSLYTCLFATQGHDLRGLVRSDATDVQMADSISAIWTARDDRYSELRSEETVGLKKIEMSFIGG
- a CDS encoding M1 family metallopeptidase, which codes for MSDEGRSFRLAKDVMPSAYALRFELEFDRWTSTGHEQITLRTSKPTREIVLHALELDIRKATLDGDAAQATNYDTEAETATLRFRREIPAGEHTLEISWTGSIRESLRGLYRSLRGEERYAATQFEAADARRAFPCFDEPEFKARFSVELIHPAGNAAIANMPVVSQEQLDEHRTRSTFRETPKISTYLVAFTVGPYEFTEVATTPSGIPVRVCLPPGLAAQGTYARDAHVRSVEWLQGYTALPYPYYKVDAIGIPDFEAGAMENPGAITYRTRLLAADERNASIQTLKGVFSTAAHELTHMWWGDLVTMRWWTDLWLNESFASFVGEKATAALNPEWRYWRDFVADNTSAFNLDALASTHPISVEAKSAEEASQRFDAISYTKGAAVLRMIEGYLGEGAFREGVRIYLKRHAEANASADDFWHALDESSGQDVTAIANAWIKESGHPLLDIRARDADGGLELDLSQTRYFSDSNATATKQRWPIPLVIKYGTADGVREHRSVLRSERGTIQLPGAKWFFPNAGGRGFYRFRFASGFEGDRLDAGIEHLAAEERLSLVDDLWAIARHGKATLAMFLTRLETLRGEQDRAVLAAIGDSMSWLGNYAVRDATERPFARLVDDLYRPILEAAGWTARDGDDTDTREKRTRAIGMLGFHARAKDIRDEAQRRVRDHLEGRERLNPDVAGTIVAVAATVGDNALWDRYVARMQQAQATDTQEEARFRQGLISFEEPELAQRTAEAIFSPLIRVQDRGLMLIPMMQSRRTRLAAWEAVKTHWDGDVAGTDMAPLLKQGYVTAISQLTQRGLADEAAAFLEAKRTPDIQETVAQSLERLRINTAAAERLAAELEDALRVPTAR